One segment of Dissulfurirhabdus thermomarina DNA contains the following:
- the rimM gene encoding ribosome maturation factor RimM (Essential for efficient processing of 16S rRNA), whose product MSKRPGATSADLVPVGRVVKAHGIRGEIRIHPHDAEGLGILGADALVLGDSRGTETFRVRAARPRGRLVIVSLEGVADRDRAEALVGREVHQLREAMPPLGPGEYYWFQLEGLRVWTTRGRYLGVLRRFLDTGAHDVYVVDGPQGEVLIPAVPEVVTEVDLEGRRILVDPPPGLVETDAV is encoded by the coding sequence TTGAGTAAACGCCCGGGGGCCACATCCGCCGACCTCGTGCCCGTGGGCCGGGTCGTCAAGGCCCACGGCATCCGCGGCGAGATCCGCATCCATCCTCACGACGCCGAGGGGCTCGGGATCCTCGGCGCCGACGCCCTCGTCCTCGGCGACTCGCGCGGGACCGAAACCTTCCGGGTGCGGGCCGCCCGTCCCCGGGGCCGCCTGGTGATCGTCTCCCTGGAGGGGGTGGCGGACCGGGACCGGGCGGAGGCCCTGGTGGGGCGGGAGGTCCACCAGCTCCGGGAGGCCATGCCCCCCCTCGGGCCCGGGGAGTACTACTGGTTCCAGCTGGAGGGGCTCCGGGTCTGGACCACCCGGGGCCGGTATCTCGGGGTGCTCCGGCGGTTTCTCGACACCGGGGCCCACGACGTCTACGTGGTCGACGGCCCGCAGGGCGAGGTCCTCATCCCCGCCGTGCCGGAGGTGGTGACGGAGGTGGACCTCGAGGGGAGGCGGATCCTGGTGGACCCGCCCCCGGGGCTGGTCGAGACCGATGCGGTTTGA